The following proteins are co-located in the Microbacterium sp. Clip185 genome:
- the hpf gene encoding ribosome hibernation-promoting factor, HPF/YfiA family, translating into METNIVGVGVGISDRFRSVVDEKSSRIENIAPRAAGLEVKVTHRAYRNGAHEDSTVELTLTGKGPVIRAEAVDGDKFTALDLAVDKLCEQVRRAKDKRVDARNHPRGAHYEKGTGEIAGIDVQPASVDVLKAVATGEVPVLTGAEDEQDYTPVVIRSKQFDAEWMSVEDAVDRMELVGHDFFLFIDARTDQPSVVYRRKGWDYGVIALDTLAQPARVAS; encoded by the coding sequence ATGGAAACCAACATCGTCGGCGTGGGCGTCGGCATCTCGGACCGTTTCCGCTCTGTCGTGGACGAGAAGTCCAGCCGCATAGAGAACATCGCGCCCCGAGCCGCTGGGCTCGAGGTGAAGGTCACCCACCGGGCGTACCGAAACGGTGCTCACGAGGACTCCACCGTCGAGTTGACCCTCACCGGCAAGGGGCCGGTCATCCGTGCTGAGGCGGTCGACGGCGACAAGTTCACCGCCCTCGACCTCGCCGTCGACAAACTGTGCGAGCAGGTGCGCCGGGCCAAGGACAAGCGCGTCGACGCCCGAAACCACCCGCGCGGGGCCCACTACGAGAAGGGCACGGGCGAGATCGCCGGAATCGATGTGCAGCCCGCATCCGTCGACGTGCTCAAGGCCGTCGCCACGGGCGAGGTGCCCGTGCTGACCGGGGCCGAGGACGAGCAGGACTACACGCCCGTGGTCATCCGCTCCAAGCAGTTCGACGCCGAGTGGATGAGCGTCGAGGACGCCGTCGACCGGATGGAACTGGTCGGACATGACTTCTTCCTGTTCATCGACGCTCGCACCGACCAGCCGAGTGTCGTGTACCGCCGCAAGGGATGGGACTACGGAGTCATCGCCCTGGACACGCTCGCGCAGCCCGCACGCGTCGCCTCCTGA
- a CDS encoding glycerophosphoryl diester phosphodiesterase membrane domain-containing protein has product MTTAQPGWTPAPRAGIVPLHPLTFGTVLGRSFVALRQNPRVLLGFALGIQMATYLVLLVAVGGIAFASFSRLATVPVSSPDYPDLFAGATAITVISSLVLGIASSALTVIVQGVVVADVAHGVVAEKLTVGALWRRIRPAFWRLFGYTLLASGAVLVAVAILAAAAFALGLLALAAGIIVAILFFLAAIPLAFWLTTRLYLVTPILVLEDTGVFAAIARSWRLTRGRFWRTLATWFVIQTGFGIITQIVVVPLNFFSGMFVGVLSPTGDPNVTAVVGTVGVSLVVQMVSLLVQSIALVVNATAACLVYVDARMRTEGLDLDLQSYVDQRQMGAGVADPYRWHVGRTVAPPVAWPPQPAPWPGPSPAPQAYGYGPPPAYTPPGVDTPAPTAADVPPAAGLPASEHPPAGPPAATDWAPPQAGPEQR; this is encoded by the coding sequence ATGACGACGGCGCAACCCGGATGGACGCCCGCTCCGCGCGCGGGAATCGTTCCGCTGCATCCGCTCACGTTCGGAACCGTGCTGGGGCGCTCCTTCGTCGCCCTGCGGCAGAACCCGCGCGTGCTGCTGGGGTTCGCACTGGGCATCCAGATGGCGACGTATCTCGTGCTGCTGGTCGCGGTCGGCGGCATCGCCTTCGCCAGCTTCTCGCGGCTGGCCACCGTGCCGGTGTCGAGCCCCGACTACCCCGACCTGTTCGCTGGAGCGACGGCGATCACGGTGATCTCCAGCCTCGTACTCGGCATCGCGAGCTCCGCGCTGACGGTCATCGTCCAGGGCGTGGTCGTGGCAGATGTGGCACACGGCGTCGTGGCGGAGAAGCTGACGGTCGGCGCGCTGTGGCGGCGGATCCGGCCCGCGTTCTGGCGCCTGTTCGGCTACACGCTGCTCGCTTCGGGCGCCGTGCTCGTCGCCGTCGCGATCCTGGCCGCCGCCGCCTTCGCGCTCGGCCTGCTCGCCCTGGCCGCGGGGATCATCGTCGCCATCCTGTTCTTCCTGGCCGCGATCCCCCTCGCCTTCTGGCTGACGACGCGGCTGTACCTCGTCACGCCGATCCTGGTGCTCGAGGATACGGGCGTCTTCGCGGCGATCGCCCGTTCCTGGCGCCTCACCCGCGGCAGGTTCTGGCGCACCCTCGCGACATGGTTCGTCATCCAGACCGGCTTCGGAATCATCACCCAGATCGTCGTGGTGCCGCTGAACTTCTTCAGCGGCATGTTCGTCGGCGTGCTCTCCCCTACGGGCGACCCGAACGTCACCGCGGTCGTTGGCACCGTCGGTGTCAGCCTTGTGGTGCAGATGGTGTCGCTGCTGGTGCAGTCGATCGCGCTCGTCGTGAACGCCACGGCGGCGTGCCTCGTCTACGTGGACGCGCGCATGCGCACCGAGGGCCTCGATCTGGACCTGCAGTCGTACGTCGATCAGCGTCAGATGGGCGCGGGCGTCGCCGATCCCTATCGGTGGCACGTCGGCCGGACGGTTGCGCCGCCCGTCGCGTGGCCGCCGCAACCCGCTCCATGGCCGGGCCCCTCCCCGGCCCCGCAGGCGTACGGCTACGGCCCGCCTCCCGCGTACACGCCGCCCGGGGTCGATACACCCGCACCGACCGCCGCCGATGTGCCGCCTGCCGCGGGTCTGCCCGCGAGCGAGCATCCGCCGGCAGGGCCGCCCGCCGCGACCGACTGGGCCCCGCCGCAGGCGGGCCCGGAACAGCGGTGA
- a CDS encoding ComF family protein, which yields MIAALALILPVDCAGCGAWDTALCETCAGILASPRPRRHELASGLVVHAAFDFADRPARALRALKEEGRTSLVRPFSAALAATARAGVPDAEAVFVPMPTSAAAFRRRGHRVVEAILARSGLPALAVLRRTRSTRDQRELGRAERAHNVAGSLSARRRLDGRRVVIVDDVVTTGASVGEAARALREAGADVIGVASVAHTRRSGFVRDTDMNPG from the coding sequence GTGATCGCCGCACTCGCCCTCATCCTGCCCGTCGACTGCGCGGGGTGCGGCGCCTGGGACACCGCGCTGTGCGAGACGTGCGCCGGGATCCTGGCCTCGCCCAGGCCCCGGCGCCATGAGCTGGCGTCCGGTCTCGTCGTCCACGCGGCCTTCGACTTCGCCGATCGACCGGCCCGGGCGCTGCGCGCTCTCAAGGAGGAAGGACGCACCTCGCTCGTGCGTCCCTTCTCCGCCGCGCTCGCCGCCACTGCGCGGGCCGGTGTCCCCGATGCGGAGGCGGTGTTCGTTCCCATGCCCACCTCCGCCGCGGCGTTCCGGCGACGCGGACACCGCGTGGTGGAGGCGATCCTCGCTCGCAGCGGCCTCCCGGCGCTGGCGGTGCTCCGCCGCACCCGGAGCACACGGGATCAGCGCGAGCTCGGCCGTGCCGAGCGGGCTCACAACGTCGCGGGAAGCCTCAGCGCACGGCGGCGCCTGGATGGCCGACGCGTCGTCATCGTCGATGACGTCGTGACGACGGGAGCGAGTGTCGGCGAGGCTGCGCGAGCGTTGCGGGAGGCGGGCGCCGATGTCATAGGCGTGGCTTCGGTCGCTCATACACGGCGCTCCGGATTCGTTCGTGACACGGACATGAACCCGGGCTAG
- a CDS encoding Lrp/AsnC family transcriptional regulator has product MAARDHLDDTSKRIIEQLQENGRRSYAEIGKAVGLSEAAVRQRVQRLTDSGIMQVVAVTDPMRLGFHRQALVGLRVSGDSRAVAAELEQISAVDYLVLTAGSFDILIEVVCASDQDLADLLNARIRTIPGVISSETFVYLEVRKQSFDWGTP; this is encoded by the coding sequence ATGGCCGCGCGCGATCACCTCGACGACACCTCCAAACGCATCATCGAACAGCTTCAGGAGAACGGGCGGCGCTCCTACGCCGAGATCGGCAAGGCCGTGGGGCTCAGCGAGGCCGCTGTACGACAGCGGGTGCAGCGACTGACGGATTCGGGGATCATGCAGGTCGTCGCCGTCACCGACCCCATGCGCCTCGGCTTCCACCGCCAGGCGCTGGTAGGTCTGCGCGTCAGCGGTGACAGCCGTGCCGTCGCCGCCGAGCTCGAGCAGATCTCCGCCGTCGACTACCTCGTACTCACCGCCGGCAGCTTCGACATCCTCATCGAGGTCGTCTGCGCCTCCGATCAGGATCTGGCCGACCTGCTGAACGCCCGCATCCGCACGATCCCGGGCGTCATCTCCTCCGAGACCTTCGTGTACCTCGAGGTGCGCAAGCAGTCCTTCGACTGGGGAACGCCCTGA
- the mtrA gene encoding MtrAB system response regulator MtrA: MTSRILVVDDDTALAEMIGIVLDTEGFETVFCADGAQAVDAFRAERPDLVLLDLMLPGMDGIEICTRLRAESGVPIIMLTARTDTADVVAGLESGADDYIVKPFNPKELVARIRTRLRPAATDAGESLRIGDLTVDVAAHEVRRGSTPIPLTPLEFELLVALASKPQQVFSREMLLEQVWGYHYKADTRLVNVHVQRLRAKVELDPDNPKIVTTVRGVGYRAGAVG; this comes from the coding sequence ATGACATCACGCATTCTCGTGGTCGACGACGACACGGCCCTGGCCGAGATGATCGGGATCGTGCTGGACACCGAGGGCTTCGAGACGGTGTTCTGCGCCGACGGCGCCCAGGCGGTCGATGCCTTCCGCGCCGAGCGGCCCGATCTGGTGCTGCTCGATCTGATGCTGCCGGGCATGGACGGCATCGAGATCTGCACGCGCCTGCGTGCGGAATCCGGCGTTCCGATCATCATGCTGACGGCGCGTACCGACACCGCCGACGTCGTCGCGGGGCTGGAGTCGGGCGCCGACGACTACATCGTGAAGCCCTTCAATCCCAAGGAACTGGTCGCCCGCATCCGTACCCGCCTGCGTCCGGCCGCGACGGATGCGGGGGAGAGCCTGCGCATCGGCGACCTGACGGTGGATGTGGCCGCCCACGAGGTGCGCCGGGGATCGACTCCCATCCCGCTGACGCCGCTCGAGTTCGAGCTGCTCGTCGCTCTCGCCTCGAAGCCCCAGCAGGTCTTCTCGCGCGAGATGCTCCTGGAGCAGGTGTGGGGCTATCACTACAAGGCGGACACGCGACTCGTGAACGTGCACGTCCAGCGGTTGCGCGCGAAGGTCGAGCTCGACCCCGACAACCCCAAGATCGTCACGACGGTGCGCGGCGTCGGATACCGCGCCGGCGCCGTGGGCTGA
- a CDS encoding LpqB family beta-propeller domain-containing protein, translating into MRRMLIAVLGALALVLTACAGLPTTGTVQPGPQLGSDSTAPDVIYRPDGPQPGATARQIVDGFVRAASGPQDNWQVARQFLAEDYRDQWKPEAGVIVDVLADRSYAEIDDEIVLDVTPQATIDEAGTYTLSDEGASVPLPFSLAQDADGEWRITHAPDGIVLDEDLFRNVFRSYDVMYFDPTWRYLVPDVRWFPTTNALTRIAAAVVNGEPSPWLAASVVSAFPDNVTLVPSVPLTNGVAQAQLSEQALGLDQVTLDRMQTQLSASLVTAQVTAVEMQVDGARVNASRIPTRSTLVDSRALVRDADGFGYLLSGELTPLPGLSSALIEAEPTAVQLGVGRTVAAVLLPDGSAAEVTDDGVSRVVDERAGVLAPTIDPFGMIWTVPAADPSRVRATGTDGTVLEVPSAWGASRIDAMQISRDGSRMAAVLTAGGRSLLVVAGVERDSAGVPSALGPAVSLATLDAPTRGLAWLDTTTIGVVSGDAAAPVFVQQVVGGAATVVDAPVDAVALSGANSPAAVRILAADGTLFVRRQSNWVQTATGVQVLATQQGDAD; encoded by the coding sequence ATGAGACGGATGCTCATCGCCGTGCTGGGCGCCTTGGCGCTCGTGCTGACGGCATGCGCCGGTCTTCCGACCACGGGGACGGTGCAGCCGGGGCCGCAACTGGGCTCCGACTCCACGGCGCCCGACGTGATCTACCGGCCGGACGGCCCGCAGCCCGGCGCGACGGCGCGACAGATCGTCGACGGCTTCGTGCGCGCCGCATCCGGACCGCAGGACAACTGGCAGGTCGCCCGCCAGTTCCTCGCGGAGGACTACCGCGATCAGTGGAAACCGGAGGCGGGAGTCATCGTCGATGTGCTCGCCGACCGCAGCTACGCCGAGATCGACGACGAGATCGTGCTCGATGTCACCCCGCAGGCGACGATCGACGAGGCCGGCACCTACACGCTGTCGGATGAGGGAGCGAGCGTTCCCCTCCCGTTCTCCCTCGCCCAGGACGCCGACGGCGAATGGCGCATCACGCACGCGCCGGACGGGATCGTGCTCGACGAAGACCTCTTCCGCAACGTGTTCCGCTCGTACGACGTCATGTACTTCGACCCCACCTGGCGCTACCTGGTTCCGGACGTGCGCTGGTTCCCCACCACGAACGCGCTGACGCGCATCGCCGCCGCCGTCGTGAACGGCGAGCCCTCGCCCTGGCTGGCCGCATCCGTCGTCTCCGCCTTCCCCGACAACGTCACGCTCGTCCCGTCGGTGCCGTTGACCAACGGAGTCGCCCAGGCGCAGCTGAGCGAGCAGGCGCTCGGACTGGATCAGGTCACGCTGGACCGGATGCAGACCCAGCTCTCCGCGAGCCTGGTCACCGCTCAGGTCACCGCGGTCGAGATGCAGGTCGACGGCGCACGGGTGAATGCGTCGAGGATCCCGACACGGTCGACCCTCGTCGACTCACGGGCGCTGGTGCGCGACGCGGACGGGTTCGGATACCTCCTGTCGGGGGAGCTCACGCCGCTGCCCGGACTGTCCTCCGCGCTCATCGAGGCCGAGCCGACCGCCGTGCAGCTCGGCGTCGGCCGGACTGTTGCGGCAGTCCTGCTTCCGGACGGCTCGGCGGCGGAGGTCACCGACGACGGCGTCAGCCGCGTCGTCGACGAGCGCGCGGGAGTCCTCGCCCCCACGATCGATCCGTTCGGCATGATCTGGACCGTTCCCGCCGCCGATCCGTCCCGCGTCCGCGCGACCGGGACCGACGGCACCGTGCTCGAGGTGCCATCCGCGTGGGGTGCGAGTCGCATCGACGCGATGCAGATCTCCCGCGACGGCAGTCGGATGGCGGCGGTGCTGACAGCCGGCGGTCGATCGCTGCTGGTCGTCGCCGGCGTCGAGCGGGACTCGGCCGGGGTTCCCAGTGCCCTCGGACCTGCCGTGTCGCTGGCGACGCTCGACGCGCCCACACGTGGGTTGGCGTGGCTCGACACGACGACGATCGGCGTCGTGTCGGGGGATGCGGCGGCCCCCGTGTTCGTGCAGCAGGTCGTCGGGGGAGCAGCCACGGTCGTCGACGCGCCCGTGGATGCGGTGGCCTTGTCCGGCGCGAACTCGCCCGCGGCGGTGCGCATCCTCGCGGCCGACGGCACCCTCTTCGTTCGCCGCCAGTCCAACTGGGTGCAGACGGCCACCGGAGTCCAGGTGCTCGCCACGCAGCAGGGCGACGCCGACTGA
- a CDS encoding PadR family transcriptional regulator, producing the protein MSVRQSLLAILAQGACYGYQLRAELERRSGSDWSVNVGQIYNTLDRLERDGLVVKGAVDPQGHVYYAATEAGVASASGWLLRPLPTASGGRDEIATKIALAATLPGVDAEAAARAERDAAADRLARAREAAVEEHDLARSIAHEARVAGAEAELRWLERVLERLAATPEASRVQPISQSRPRRGRPARIA; encoded by the coding sequence ATGTCGGTCAGGCAGTCACTGCTCGCGATCCTCGCGCAGGGCGCGTGCTACGGCTACCAGCTGCGCGCCGAACTCGAGCGGCGCAGCGGGTCGGACTGGAGCGTCAACGTCGGGCAGATCTACAACACCCTCGATCGGCTCGAGCGCGACGGCCTCGTGGTCAAGGGCGCCGTCGATCCACAGGGCCACGTCTACTACGCCGCGACCGAGGCGGGCGTGGCGTCCGCCTCGGGATGGTTGCTGCGCCCCCTTCCGACGGCGAGCGGTGGGCGAGACGAGATCGCGACCAAGATCGCCCTGGCGGCGACCCTGCCCGGAGTCGATGCGGAAGCAGCGGCCCGCGCCGAACGGGATGCGGCCGCCGACCGGCTCGCGCGCGCACGCGAGGCCGCGGTCGAGGAGCACGACCTGGCGCGCTCGATCGCGCACGAGGCGCGCGTGGCGGGGGCGGAGGCGGAGCTGCGGTGGTTGGAGCGTGTCCTGGAGCGGCTGGCGGCCACCCCCGAAGCCTCCCGCGTCCAGCCGATCTCGCAGTCCCGCCCGCGCCGGGGACGCCCCGCGCGGATCGCGTGA
- the mtrB gene encoding MtrAB system histidine kinase MtrB, with the protein MSATTAPRPAVRLRRELRAWRTWPSRVLGSWQRSLRFRTLVLTIALSTLAILVACVWMALAIQNDLFQSRRDQVLGDARRATTAAQATLDSALQGDSAQVRNVVDSVMASLGRQSDSDLVAMFRVDQTPSATAPQDFVLGGGNWDGQITDALRDKVRSDADVQWWQSIALTDASGRVVPGIAVGQQLNVAGVGAYELYIAYDLAAADQTLGFVQGTLWVVGLALIAIIAGISWFVLRSVTVPIGEAAHTSAELAAGRLDVRLDVHGEDEIATLGRSFNAMADSIQAQIKELAELSLVQQRFVSDVSHELRTPLTTIRLAADVLNDHREAFDPVSTRAAELLHAQVQRFETLLTDLLEISRYDAGSVQLELEPTSLAHLAEDVVAQMHQLAEQHGSDVRLVAPGGYSPVEMDPRRVRRIVRNLLGNAIEHGEGRPIVVTVDSDQDAVAVGVRDYGLGMRPEDQERVFDRFWRADPSRKRTIGGTGLGLAIALGDTRLHGGTLGVWSSPGIGTNFVLTLPRRPGAEPASSPLSLAPDADGLDDLGLTQPIDVDSALRGKESS; encoded by the coding sequence ATGTCCGCCACGACCGCCCCCCGGCCGGCCGTGCGGCTGCGGCGCGAGCTGCGCGCCTGGCGCACGTGGCCGTCGCGGGTGCTGGGTTCGTGGCAGCGCTCGCTCCGCTTCCGCACGCTCGTGCTCACGATCGCGCTGTCGACGCTGGCGATCCTCGTGGCCTGTGTGTGGATGGCCCTGGCGATCCAGAACGATCTGTTCCAGTCCCGTCGCGACCAGGTGCTGGGCGATGCGCGCCGTGCCACGACGGCGGCACAGGCCACCCTCGACTCGGCGCTGCAGGGCGACAGTGCGCAGGTGCGCAATGTGGTCGACAGCGTGATGGCCAGCCTCGGGCGTCAGTCCGACTCGGACCTGGTGGCGATGTTCCGCGTCGATCAGACCCCCTCGGCGACCGCGCCGCAGGACTTCGTGCTCGGCGGCGGCAACTGGGACGGCCAGATCACGGACGCGTTGCGCGACAAGGTCCGATCGGACGCCGACGTGCAGTGGTGGCAGTCGATCGCCCTCACGGATGCTTCCGGGCGTGTGGTGCCCGGCATCGCGGTCGGTCAGCAGCTGAACGTCGCAGGCGTCGGCGCATACGAGCTCTACATCGCCTACGACCTGGCCGCGGCCGATCAGACCCTCGGGTTCGTGCAGGGGACCCTCTGGGTCGTGGGCCTTGCGCTCATCGCGATCATCGCGGGGATCTCGTGGTTCGTCCTGAGGTCGGTGACCGTGCCGATCGGTGAGGCGGCGCACACCTCGGCGGAGCTCGCGGCGGGACGACTAGACGTGCGGCTGGACGTGCACGGCGAGGACGAGATCGCCACCCTCGGCCGTTCCTTCAACGCGATGGCCGACAGCATCCAGGCCCAGATCAAGGAGCTGGCGGAGCTCTCGCTCGTGCAGCAGCGCTTCGTCTCGGACGTCTCCCATGAGCTGCGCACGCCGCTGACCACGATCCGCCTCGCCGCCGACGTGCTCAACGATCACCGGGAGGCCTTCGACCCGGTGAGCACCCGCGCCGCCGAGCTGCTGCACGCACAGGTGCAGCGCTTCGAGACGCTGCTGACCGACCTTCTGGAGATCAGCCGCTACGACGCCGGATCGGTGCAGCTCGAGCTCGAGCCCACGAGCCTCGCGCACCTCGCCGAGGATGTCGTCGCCCAGATGCACCAGCTCGCCGAGCAGCACGGCAGCGACGTGCGCCTCGTCGCGCCGGGCGGCTACTCTCCCGTCGAGATGGACCCCCGCCGGGTGCGCAGGATCGTTCGCAACCTCCTGGGCAATGCGATCGAGCACGGCGAGGGCCGGCCCATCGTCGTGACCGTGGATTCCGATCAGGATGCGGTCGCGGTCGGTGTCCGCGACTATGGGCTGGGCATGAGACCCGAGGACCAGGAGAGGGTCTTCGACCGGTTCTGGCGCGCCGACCCGTCGCGCAAGCGCACGATAGGCGGCACCGGGCTCGGGCTCGCCATCGCCCTGGGAGACACGCGTCTGCACGGCGGAACGCTGGGCGTCTGGTCGTCGCCGGGTATCGGCACGAACTTCGTCCTGACGCTGCCGCGTCGTCCCGGTGCGGAGCCGGCATCCTCGCCGCTGTCGCTGGCTCCCGACGCGGACGGACTCGACGATCTCGGGCTCACGCAGCCGATCGATGTCGACAGCGCGCTGCGAGGCAAGGAGTCATCATGA
- the secA gene encoding preprotein translocase subunit SecA — MANPLEKLLRAGEGRVIRRLQQVVKAVGALEEEYTQLTDEELRGETAELRARYQAGETLDELMPEAFAAIREAAKRTLGQRPYDVQIMGGAALHLGNIAEMKTGEGKTLTATFAAYLNAIAGEGVHVITVNDFLASYQAELMGRVYRALGMTTGTIVSGQTPEVRREQYNADITYGTNNEFGFDYLRDNMAWRKEDLVQRGHFFAIVDEVDSILIDEARTPLIISGPSSGEANRWFAEFAKIARTLEAGIDYEVDEKKRTIGVLEPGIEKVEDYLGIDNLYESANTPLISFLNNSIKALALFKRDTDYVVMNDEVMIVDEHTGRILVGRRYNEGIHQAIEAKEGVPVKAENQTLATVTLQNYFRLYDKLSGMTGTAETEAAEFMSTYKLGVVPIPTNKPMIRKDQPDLVYKNEQAKFAQVVEDIAARHEKGQPVLVGTVSVEKSEYLSRLLAKKGVKHEVLNAKNHAREAEIVARAGRLGAVTVATNMAGRGTDVMLGGNAEFLAVQEMKSKGLDPVETPEEYEAAWDEVYQQVRDTVAAEAAKVVEAGGLYVLGTERHESRRIDNQLRGRSGRQGDPGESRFYLSLTDDLMRLFQSGAAEAILARTNFPDDVAIESGMVSRAIKSAQAQVEARNAEMRKNVLKYDDVLNRQREAIYTDRRQILHGDDIQERVAKFIEDAIDAIVDDHTGSGHTESWDFDALWTELKTVYPVGVTIDEVVAEAGEKGRVTPAGLKRELRSDAAIAYAAREEQLGEQAMRELERRVVLQVLDRRWRDHLYEMDYLKDGIGLRAMAQRDPLIEYQREGYEMFQAMMGQIKEESVGFLFNLEVEVRRPDGEHTEVEAKGLVAPSVEGQRLEYSAPTEDGDVEVRNDRGQVQKAATGRARQAAAPAAAAPPAAEAPRGAFGQRTEAPQPEAQNRAQRRAKKK; from the coding sequence GTGGCCAACCCTCTCGAGAAACTCCTCCGCGCCGGCGAAGGCCGCGTCATCCGCCGCCTCCAGCAGGTCGTGAAAGCCGTCGGCGCACTCGAAGAGGAGTACACGCAGCTCACGGACGAGGAGCTCCGCGGCGAGACGGCGGAACTGCGCGCGCGCTATCAGGCGGGCGAGACGCTCGACGAACTCATGCCCGAAGCCTTCGCCGCGATCCGCGAGGCCGCCAAGCGCACGCTCGGCCAGCGGCCCTACGACGTCCAGATCATGGGTGGCGCGGCGCTGCACCTCGGCAACATCGCCGAGATGAAGACCGGTGAAGGAAAGACCCTGACGGCGACCTTCGCGGCCTACCTGAACGCCATCGCGGGCGAGGGCGTGCACGTCATCACCGTGAACGACTTCCTCGCCAGCTATCAGGCCGAGCTGATGGGTCGCGTGTATCGCGCGCTGGGGATGACCACCGGCACCATCGTGTCCGGCCAGACGCCCGAGGTCCGCCGCGAGCAGTACAACGCCGACATCACCTACGGCACGAACAACGAGTTCGGCTTCGACTACCTGCGCGACAACATGGCATGGCGCAAGGAAGACCTCGTGCAGCGCGGCCACTTCTTCGCCATCGTCGACGAGGTCGACTCGATCCTCATCGACGAGGCTCGCACGCCGCTCATCATCTCCGGGCCGTCCTCGGGCGAGGCCAACCGCTGGTTCGCGGAGTTCGCGAAGATCGCGCGCACCCTCGAGGCGGGCATCGACTACGAGGTGGACGAGAAGAAGCGCACGATCGGTGTGCTGGAGCCCGGCATCGAGAAGGTCGAGGACTACCTCGGCATCGACAACCTGTACGAGTCGGCCAATACGCCCCTCATCTCGTTCCTGAACAACTCGATCAAGGCCCTCGCGCTCTTTAAGCGCGATACCGACTACGTCGTCATGAACGACGAGGTCATGATCGTCGACGAGCACACCGGCCGAATCCTCGTCGGACGCCGCTACAACGAGGGCATCCACCAGGCGATCGAGGCCAAGGAGGGCGTCCCGGTCAAGGCCGAGAATCAGACGCTTGCCACCGTGACGCTGCAGAACTACTTCCGGCTCTACGACAAGCTCTCCGGCATGACCGGTACCGCCGAGACCGAGGCGGCCGAGTTCATGTCGACCTACAAGCTCGGTGTGGTCCCCATCCCGACGAACAAGCCGATGATCCGCAAGGACCAGCCCGACCTCGTCTACAAGAACGAACAGGCCAAGTTCGCCCAGGTCGTCGAGGACATCGCGGCTCGCCACGAGAAGGGCCAGCCCGTTCTCGTGGGAACGGTGAGCGTCGAGAAGAGCGAGTACCTCTCGCGTCTGCTCGCCAAGAAGGGCGTCAAGCACGAGGTCCTCAACGCCAAGAACCACGCCCGAGAGGCGGAGATCGTCGCCCGGGCCGGGCGCCTGGGCGCTGTCACGGTCGCGACCAACATGGCCGGTCGAGGCACCGACGTCATGCTCGGCGGCAACGCGGAGTTCCTCGCGGTGCAGGAGATGAAGAGCAAGGGCCTGGATCCGGTCGAGACTCCCGAGGAGTACGAGGCCGCGTGGGATGAGGTCTACCAGCAGGTGCGCGACACCGTCGCGGCAGAGGCCGCGAAGGTCGTCGAGGCCGGCGGTCTCTACGTGCTCGGCACCGAGCGCCACGAATCCCGGCGCATCGACAACCAGTTGCGCGGTCGTTCGGGCCGCCAGGGCGACCCCGGTGAGAGCCGTTTCTACCTGTCGTTGACCGACGACCTCATGCGTCTGTTCCAGTCGGGTGCCGCGGAAGCGATCCTCGCGCGCACCAACTTCCCCGATGACGTCGCGATCGAGTCCGGGATGGTCTCACGCGCGATCAAGAGCGCGCAGGCCCAGGTCGAGGCCCGTAACGCCGAGATGCGCAAGAACGTCCTGAAGTACGACGACGTCCTCAACCGTCAGCGTGAGGCGATCTACACGGACCGCCGCCAGATCCTTCACGGCGACGACATCCAGGAGCGCGTCGCGAAGTTCATCGAGGACGCGATCGACGCGATCGTCGACGACCACACCGGCAGCGGGCACACCGAGAGCTGGGATTTCGATGCGTTGTGGACCGAGCTCAAGACGGTCTACCCCGTGGGCGTGACGATCGACGAGGTCGTCGCCGAAGCGGGCGAGAAGGGGCGAGTGACCCCCGCCGGTCTCAAGCGGGAGCTGCGCAGCGACGCGGCCATCGCGTACGCCGCGCGCGAGGAGCAGCTCGGCGAGCAGGCGATGCGCGAGCTCGAGCGTCGCGTGGTGCTGCAGGTTCTCGACCGCCGCTGGCGCGACCACCTGTACGAGATGGACTACCTGAAGGACGGCATCGGACTTCGCGCGATGGCCCAGCGTGATCCGCTCATCGAGTATCAGCGCGAGGGATACGAGATGTTCCAGGCGATGATGGGGCAGATCAAGGAGGAGTCCGTCGGGTTCCTCTTCAACCTCGAGGTCGAGGTGCGGCGTCCGGACGGTGAGCACACCGAGGTGGAGGCCAAGGGACTCGTCGCCCCCTCGGTCGAAGGCCAGCGCCTCGAGTACAGCGCCCCCACAGAGGACGGCGACGTCGAGGTGCGCAACGACCGCGGTCAGGTCCAGAAGGCGGCCACGGGTCGCGCGCGTCAGGCCGCTGCGCCCGCCGCCGCAGCGCCGCCCGCCGCAGAGGCCCCGCGCGGGGCCTTCGGCCAGCGCACCGAGGCTCCCCAGCCCGAGGCGCAGAACCGCGCGCAGCGCAGAGCGAAGAAGAAGTGA